The following are encoded together in the Equus quagga isolate Etosha38 chromosome 1, UCLA_HA_Equagga_1.0, whole genome shotgun sequence genome:
- the RERG gene encoding ras-related and estrogen-regulated growth inhibitor, with amino-acid sequence MAKSAEVKLAIFGRAGVGKSALVVRFLTKRFIWEYDPTLESTYRHQATIDDEVVTMEILDTAGQEDTIQREGHMRWGEGFVLVYDITDRGSFEEVLPLKNILDEIKKPKNVTLILVGNKADLDHSRQVSTEEGEKLATELACAFYECSACTGEGNITEIFYELCREVRRRRMVQGKTRRRSSTTHVKQAINKMLTKISS; translated from the exons CTCTTGTAGTGAGATTTCTGACCAAACGGTTCATCTGGGAATACGATCCAACCCTCG AATCAACTTACCGACACCAAGCAACCATTGATGATGAAGTTGTCACCATGGAGATACTAGATACGGCTGGTCAG GAAGACACCATTCAGAGGGAAGGACACATGCGATGGGGGGAAGGCTTTGTGCTGGTCTATGACATTACTGACCGAGGAAGTTTTGAGGAAGTGCTGCCACTTAAGAACATCCTGGATGAGATCAAAAAGCCCAAGAATGTGACTCTCATCTTGGTTGGAAACAAAGCTGACTTGGACCACTCCAGACAGGTTAGTACAGAAGAAGGGGAGAAGCTGGCCACAGAATTGGCATGTGCTTTTTATGAGTGTTCTGCCTGCACCGGAGAAGGGAACATCACCGAGATATTCTATGAGCTTTGTCGAGAGGTGCGTCGCCGGAGAATGGTCCAGGGCAAGACGAGGCGACGCAGTTCCACCACGCATGTCAAGCAAGCCATTAACAAGATGCTCACCAAAATCAGTAGTTAA